A window of uncultured Litoreibacter sp. contains these coding sequences:
- a CDS encoding iron-sulfur cluster assembly accessory protein has protein sequence MFIPGQDAVKITDRAAAQIAKLMATDGHKALKIGVKKGGCAGMEYTMEYVDELGPHDEAVEKNGAKVVIAPMAQMFLFGTEIDYETSLLESGFKFNNPNVSEACGCGESIKFDDTLFAKP, from the coding sequence ATGTTCATTCCCGGACAAGACGCCGTCAAAATCACCGACCGCGCCGCCGCGCAAATCGCCAAACTCATGGCAACAGACGGCCATAAGGCTTTGAAAATAGGCGTCAAAAAGGGCGGCTGCGCAGGCATGGAATACACTATGGAATATGTCGACGAGCTTGGCCCCCATGATGAGGCGGTCGAGAAGAACGGCGCCAAAGTGGTGATCGCGCCCATGGCGCAGATGTTCCTGTTCGGCACCGAAATTGACTATGAAACCAGCCTGTTAGAGAGCGGTTTTAAATTCAACAACCCCAACGTCTCGGAAGCCTGCGGCTGCGGTGAAAGCATCAAGTTCGACGACACGCTTTTCGCTAAACCCTGA
- a CDS encoding SUF system Fe-S cluster assembly protein encodes MNDQTPLEGAPLIKPSSTDHPLHENIVEACRSVYDPEIPVNIFDLGLIYTIEINAENEVDILMSLTAPGCPVAGEMPGWVAEAVEPLAGVKQVNVELVWEPPWGMEMMSDEAKLELGFM; translated from the coding sequence ATGAATGACCAAACGCCCCTCGAAGGCGCCCCGCTGATCAAGCCGTCCTCGACCGATCACCCGCTGCACGAGAATATCGTGGAGGCCTGCCGCTCGGTCTATGATCCCGAAATTCCGGTCAATATCTTTGATCTCGGCCTGATCTACACCATTGAAATCAATGCCGAAAACGAGGTCGACATCCTGATGTCCCTCACCGCGCCGGGCTGCCCCGTCGCGGGCGAAATGCCCGGCTGGGTCGCCGAAGCCGTTGAACCTCTGGCAGGTGTGAAACAAGTCAACGTGGAACTCGTGTGGGAGCCCCCCTGGGGCATGGAAATGATGTCCGACGAGGCCAAACTGGAACTGGGGTTCATGTGA
- a CDS encoding MFS transporter: MSDADILDSRYSWTRLLITLAIAVIGNVGMWAIIVIMPAVQAEFGGTRADASLPYTLTMIGFAIGNMAIGRAVDRFGVTVSLIAATLLLVAGFGLAAVSGSILVLSLVQFLIGFGSSVCFGPLIADVSHWFFKRRGIAVAIAASGNYLSGAIWPLVLAGILEDQGWRTAYVIIGVVSLVTMIPLALLLKRRVPAAAEATAEAAAALKRRSVPFSSRTLVWLLGIAGIGCCVAMSMPQVHIVAYCVDLGYGPAVGAEMLSLMLLGGVVSRLISGMLSDRLGGVLTLLIGSVLQMTALFLFLPFDGLVSLYLVSMLFGLSQGGIVPAYAVIVREYLPAKEAGSKVGFVIMTTILGMAIGGWMSGWIYDVTGSYVLAFINGIGWNGINVAIMVFLLMRSRRGRLAAA; this comes from the coding sequence ATGAGCGACGCGGATATTCTTGACAGCCGGTATTCCTGGACCCGGCTTTTGATCACCCTGGCGATTGCCGTGATCGGCAATGTCGGCATGTGGGCGATCATTGTCATCATGCCCGCCGTTCAGGCCGAATTTGGCGGCACGCGGGCGGATGCGTCGCTGCCCTACACGCTGACCATGATTGGCTTCGCGATTGGCAATATGGCCATCGGGCGGGCGGTGGACCGGTTCGGGGTCACGGTGTCGCTGATCGCGGCAACGCTGTTGCTGGTGGCAGGCTTCGGGCTGGCGGCGGTGAGCGGGTCCATCTTGGTGCTGTCGCTGGTGCAGTTTTTGATCGGGTTCGGATCATCCGTGTGTTTCGGGCCGCTGATTGCGGATGTGTCGCATTGGTTCTTCAAACGGCGCGGCATTGCGGTGGCGATTGCGGCGTCGGGCAACTATCTGAGCGGTGCGATCTGGCCGCTGGTGCTGGCGGGCATTCTGGAGGATCAGGGCTGGCGGACGGCCTATGTGATCATTGGCGTTGTCAGCCTCGTCACCATGATCCCCTTGGCCTTGCTGCTCAAGAGGCGCGTACCCGCCGCAGCGGAGGCAACAGCGGAGGCGGCGGCGGCTTTGAAGCGCCGGTCTGTGCCCTTCTCCTCGCGCACGTTGGTGTGGCTGCTGGGGATTGCGGGCATTGGCTGCTGCGTGGCGATGTCGATGCCGCAGGTCCATATTGTGGCCTATTGCGTGGACCTTGGATACGGACCGGCGGTGGGGGCTGAGATGCTGTCGCTGATGTTGCTGGGCGGCGTGGTGTCGCGGCTGATCTCCGGCATGTTGTCGGACCGGCTGGGGGGCGTATTGACGCTTTTGATCGGGTCGGTGCTGCAGATGACGGCGCTGTTCCTGTTTTTGCCGTTTGACGGGCTGGTGTCGCTCTATCTGGTGTCGATGCTGTTTGGCCTGTCGCAGGGCGGCATTGTGCCGGCCTATGCGGTGATCGTGCGGGAATACCTGCCCGCCAAGGAGGCCGGGTCCAAAGTGGGGTTCGTCATCATGACCACCATCTTGGGCATGGCGATTGGCGGCTGGATGTCGGGCTGGATCTACGATGTGACCGGGTCCTACGTGCTGGCCTTTATCAACGGCATCGGCTGGAACGGCATCAACGTGGCGATCATGGTGTTCCTCTTGATGCGGTCGCGCCGGGGGCGGTTGGCGGCGGCATGA
- a CDS encoding DMT family transporter, which translates to MRNALGPSLAVVIGGALWGVLWIPFRMMAERGVDGAWGGFFTYVVMAVVLAPLLWHRGGAWRGEWRMTVLGGLFTGTAFSLYAISLNHTEVVRVLLLFYVTPVWSTLIGVAFLGERATLSRIAALALGLGGLMVVFGVGARFPLPENFGDWLALFSGFCWSVGSVFLFSARVSRVLQQMSAFVAGALAVSAAAIWLGVAAAPVAALGLAWPVVLLTAALALPAIFLTLWPANLLSPARLGVLLMSEVLVGVATAAWLAGEPFGPREMIGTALIIAAGLVEVLGKPGKV; encoded by the coding sequence ATGAGAAACGCGTTGGGTCCGAGCCTTGCGGTTGTCATTGGCGGCGCGCTTTGGGGCGTTTTGTGGATCCCGTTTCGGATGATGGCGGAGCGCGGGGTGGACGGCGCTTGGGGCGGGTTTTTCACCTATGTCGTGATGGCGGTGGTTTTGGCGCCGCTATTGTGGCACCGGGGCGGGGCCTGGCGCGGGGAGTGGCGCATGACCGTGCTGGGTGGGCTGTTCACCGGCACCGCCTTTTCGCTTTACGCCATCAGCCTGAACCACACCGAGGTGGTGCGGGTGCTGCTGCTTTTCTACGTCACGCCGGTCTGGTCCACGCTGATTGGCGTGGCCTTTCTGGGGGAGCGGGCGACCCTTTCGCGCATCGCGGCGCTGGCATTGGGTCTGGGCGGGCTGATGGTTGTGTTCGGGGTCGGCGCGCGGTTCCCGCTGCCGGAGAACTTTGGCGACTGGCTGGCGCTTTTCTCGGGGTTTTGCTGGTCGGTGGGCTCGGTTTTTCTGTTCAGCGCGCGCGTGTCGCGCGTGTTGCAACAGATGAGCGCCTTTGTGGCGGGGGCGCTGGCGGTTTCGGCCGCCGCGATCTGGCTGGGGGTGGCCGCCGCGCCGGTGGCGGCGCTGGGGCTGGCCTGGCCGGTGGTGCTGCTGACGGCGGCCCTTGCGCTACCCGCGATCTTTTTGACGCTCTGGCCCGCCAACCTGTTGTCGCCCGCCCGGCTTGGCGTCTTGTTGATGAGCGAGGTGCTGGTGGGCGTGGCAACCGCCGCCTGGCTGGCGGGAGAGCCGTTTGGCCCGCGCGAGATGATCGGCACCGCCCTGATCATCGCGGCGGGGCTGGTCGAGGTTCTGGGCAAGCCCGGGAAGGTCTAA
- a CDS encoding RimK/LysX family protein, with protein sequence MTDATIKLGWEEWLSLPDLNLPAIKAKIDTGARTSALHAVGIEPFGTEANPKVRFTVYPIPENYEVAIPCSAPVKDRREVTSSNGETELRFVIETHLQVGDQSWPIEVTLTDRTGMAYHMLLGRRALVDRCLVVPGESHQQPDLGYDAYATKPIYTVKPRSLRIALLTAKPNTPSSHALIEEAEVRGHVIEQFDPAKLSITTSLNAPRIQHGSNKLPHFDAVIPRMPVTRYNAALLRQFDMLGAYTINSAEGLTAAHDPVLVQQKLVRNHIAVPELTFPAISAHDLPADAIEVLVTGGKLTVITRDGKRSLKLTKDERRTALRAARVFKLGFAALSLLRTAEGLQVLTLTSRPNLTHIEKVTRKNPASALFDLIEKQARPRPHKPKRKR encoded by the coding sequence ATGACAGACGCAACGATCAAACTTGGCTGGGAAGAGTGGCTTTCCCTGCCCGACCTCAACCTTCCCGCCATCAAGGCCAAAATCGACACCGGCGCGCGCACCTCCGCGCTGCATGCAGTGGGGATTGAACCCTTTGGCACCGAGGCCAACCCCAAGGTGCGCTTCACCGTCTACCCGATCCCCGAAAACTACGAAGTCGCGATCCCTTGCTCCGCCCCCGTCAAAGACCGCCGCGAGGTCACGTCATCCAATGGCGAGACCGAGCTGCGTTTCGTGATCGAAACCCATCTGCAGGTCGGCGATCAAAGCTGGCCGATCGAGGTCACGCTGACCGATCGCACCGGCATGGCCTATCACATGTTGCTGGGCCGCAGGGCGCTGGTCGACCGTTGCTTGGTTGTGCCCGGCGAAAGCCATCAGCAACCCGATCTGGGCTACGACGCCTACGCGACCAAGCCAATTTACACGGTCAAGCCACGCAGCCTGCGCATCGCGCTATTGACCGCAAAGCCCAACACGCCCTCCTCGCACGCGCTGATCGAGGAAGCCGAGGTGCGCGGCCACGTGATCGAGCAGTTCGACCCCGCAAAGCTCAGCATCACCACCAGCCTCAACGCCCCCCGCATCCAGCATGGCTCAAACAAACTGCCCCATTTTGATGCCGTCATCCCGCGCATGCCGGTGACCCGCTACAACGCGGCGCTGTTGCGCCAGTTCGACATGCTGGGGGCCTATACCATCAATTCCGCGGAGGGGCTGACCGCGGCCCATGACCCGGTGCTGGTCCAGCAAAAGCTGGTGCGCAACCACATCGCGGTGCCAGAACTGACCTTCCCCGCGATCTCCGCCCACGACCTGCCCGCCGACGCCATCGAGGTGCTGGTCACCGGCGGCAAGCTGACCGTCATCACCCGCGACGGCAAGCGCTCGCTCAAGCTCACGAAGGACGAACGCCGCACCGCATTGCGGGCGGCGCGGGTGTTCAAGCTGGGCTTCGCCGCGTTGTCGCTGCTGCGCACCGCCGAAGGGCTGCAGGTGCTGACCCTGACGTCGCGGCCAAATCTGACCCATATCGAGAAGGTCACACGCAAAAACCCGGCCTCCGCCCTGTTCGACCTGATCGAAAAGCAGGCCCGCCCCCGGCCCCACAAGCCGAAGCGCAAGCGTTAG
- the tgt gene encoding tRNA guanosine(34) transglycosylase Tgt, with the protein MSKNFTFKLHGTDGKARCGQIDTPRGEIRTPAFMPVGTAATVKAMMPGSVRATGADILLGNTYHLMLRPTAERIDRLGGLHRFMNWDRPILTDSGGFQVMSLAELRKMSEKGVTFKSHIDGSKHELTPERSMEIQRLLGSDIVMCFDECPALPADRKRISESMQLSMRWAARSRDAFGDRPGHALFGIQQGGLEEDMREESAKALRGIGFEGYAVGGLAVGEGQEAMFGVLDYAPGQLPEDKPRYLMGVGKPDDIVGAVERGIDMFDCVLPSRSGRTGQAFTRRGVVNIKNARHMDDPRPLDEACSCPCCTQYSRAYLHHVFKSHEIISSMLVTWHNLHYYQELMAGLRAAIAASELAAFVKQFHATRALGDIEPL; encoded by the coding sequence ATGAGTAAAAACTTTACCTTTAAGCTCCATGGCACCGATGGCAAGGCTCGATGCGGCCAGATCGACACCCCGCGTGGCGAAATTCGCACGCCCGCCTTCATGCCGGTGGGCACGGCGGCCACGGTGAAGGCGATGATGCCGGGCAGCGTGCGCGCCACAGGCGCCGACATCCTGCTTGGCAACACCTACCACCTGATGCTGCGCCCCACGGCGGAACGCATCGACCGGCTGGGGGGGCTGCACCGGTTCATGAACTGGGACCGGCCGATATTGACGGACTCGGGCGGGTTTCAGGTGATGAGCCTGGCCGAGCTGCGCAAGATGTCGGAGAAGGGGGTCACCTTCAAATCCCACATAGACGGCTCCAAGCATGAGCTGACGCCGGAGCGGTCGATGGAGATCCAGCGCCTTCTGGGCAGCGACATTGTGATGTGCTTTGACGAATGCCCCGCGCTGCCCGCGGACCGAAAACGGATCAGCGAGAGCATGCAGCTGTCGATGCGCTGGGCGGCGCGGTCGCGCGACGCCTTTGGCGACCGGCCGGGGCATGCGCTGTTTGGCATCCAGCAGGGCGGGCTGGAAGAGGACATGCGCGAAGAAAGCGCCAAGGCGCTGCGGGGCATTGGCTTTGAGGGCTACGCGGTTGGCGGGTTGGCCGTGGGCGAGGGGCAAGAGGCCATGTTTGGCGTGCTGGATTACGCGCCGGGCCAGCTGCCAGAAGACAAGCCGCGCTACCTGATGGGCGTGGGCAAGCCCGACGACATTGTGGGCGCGGTGGAGCGCGGCATCGATATGTTTGACTGCGTGCTGCCCTCAAGATCGGGGCGCACCGGGCAGGCCTTTACGCGCCGCGGCGTGGTCAACATCAAGAACGCGCGGCATATGGACGACCCGCGCCCGCTGGATGAGGCCTGCAGTTGCCCCTGCTGCACCCAATATTCCCGCGCCTATCTGCACCATGTGTTCAAGAGCCACGAGATCATCTCGTCCATGTTGGTGACCTGGCACAACCTGCATTATTATCAAGAGCTTATGGCCGGGCTGCGCGCGGCCATTGCGGCGAGCGAGCTGGCCGCGTTCGTCAAACAGTTCCACGCAACCCGCGCGCTTGGCGACATTGAGCCGCTGTAG
- a CDS encoding NAD(P)-dependent oxidoreductase, whose translation MKLIVFGATGNVGSRVVAEASSRGHDVTAAVRNEAGLGKLPKDVTPVVADVSDTAALAAAMAGQDLAISAVRAPAGREGDIVALTRSILDAASLIDLRVIVVGGAARLHLPGGNPHTVLSDPDFLPESIVPTARASMAQWELCASDASANWTYASPSAMLLPGKRKGACRTGTDTLIVDEDGHSAISMEDFAMAIVDEVQSVKFPRAAFTVGY comes from the coding sequence ATGAAACTCATCGTATTTGGCGCCACTGGCAACGTAGGCTCCCGCGTTGTAGCCGAGGCTTCCTCGCGTGGACATGACGTCACCGCAGCTGTCCGAAACGAAGCGGGGCTCGGTAAGCTGCCCAAGGACGTGACGCCGGTCGTTGCGGATGTCTCGGACACTGCAGCCCTGGCCGCCGCCATGGCCGGACAGGACCTGGCCATCAGCGCCGTGCGGGCGCCCGCCGGGCGGGAGGGAGACATTGTTGCTCTGACGCGGTCCATCCTTGATGCCGCATCGCTGATCGATCTTCGGGTGATTGTCGTCGGCGGGGCCGCGCGCTTGCATCTCCCCGGTGGCAACCCGCACACGGTCCTGTCGGACCCCGACTTTCTGCCTGAGAGCATTGTCCCGACCGCGCGTGCGTCCATGGCACAGTGGGAACTTTGCGCATCCGATGCCTCGGCAAACTGGACCTATGCCAGCCCGTCCGCGATGTTGCTTCCGGGCAAGCGCAAGGGCGCCTGTAGAACGGGCACTGACACTTTGATTGTTGATGAGGACGGTCATTCGGCAATCTCGATGGAAGACTTTGCAATGGCAATTGTCGATGAGGTTCAGTCGGTCAAGTTTCCGCGTGCTGCCTTTACTGTAGGATACTGA
- a CDS encoding DMT family transporter, whose protein sequence is MKHHFDIALTAIAPVVWGSTYYVTTEYLPDGYPITMAALRALPAGLLLLILARQLPHGVWWMRAFVLGALNFTLFWALLFVAAYRLPGGVAATVGAIQPLIVVYLAALLLGRTVKASAVVAALIGMFGVGLLVLGSAVSLDPVGIIAGIGGAISMGMGTVLTRKWQAPVPLLTIAAWQLTAGGLLLVPLALFFEPTLPALDTKNFAGIAYLTLIGAALTYILWFRGVSRIEPGAVSALGFLSPLSAVVIGWVVLGQALTPTQSAGAGLVLTAIWLGQRAGRVSRPVLQKPHVHTPT, encoded by the coding sequence ATGAAACATCACTTCGACATCGCCCTCACCGCAATTGCGCCGGTGGTCTGGGGCAGCACCTATTACGTGACGACAGAATACCTTCCCGATGGCTACCCAATAACCATGGCGGCGCTGCGCGCTCTGCCTGCGGGGCTATTGCTACTCATACTGGCGCGACAGTTGCCACACGGCGTCTGGTGGATGCGGGCCTTCGTTCTGGGCGCTCTCAATTTCACTCTGTTCTGGGCGCTTTTGTTTGTGGCCGCGTACCGGCTGCCGGGCGGTGTAGCGGCGACAGTCGGGGCGATTCAGCCCCTGATCGTCGTGTATCTGGCGGCGCTGCTCCTCGGTCGTACCGTAAAAGCGTCAGCGGTGGTCGCCGCGCTGATCGGGATGTTCGGGGTCGGGCTCCTTGTGCTTGGCTCAGCGGTATCGCTGGACCCGGTCGGGATAATCGCCGGGATCGGCGGGGCGATTTCCATGGGCATGGGCACGGTTCTGACCCGGAAGTGGCAAGCTCCGGTTCCGCTGCTGACCATTGCCGCATGGCAACTCACGGCAGGCGGTCTGCTGCTGGTTCCGCTTGCCCTGTTTTTTGAACCAACGCTTCCCGCCTTGGATACGAAAAACTTCGCCGGCATCGCCTATCTCACTCTCATTGGGGCAGCATTGACTTACATTTTGTGGTTTCGGGGCGTTTCCCGGATCGAGCCCGGTGCCGTCTCCGCTCTTGGATTTCTTAGCCCACTTTCAGCGGTAGTGATCGGCTGGGTCGTTCTGGGCCAGGCCTTGACGCCCACCCAAAGTGCAGGAGCCGGGTTGGTGCTCACAGCAATTTGGCTGGGGCAGCGCGCCGGGCGCGTCAGTCGCCCCGTCCTTCAGAAACCTCACGTTCATACCCCAACCTAA
- a CDS encoding MarR family transcriptional regulator encodes MDHVDRIINQWNKTRPDLDVGPMEIFGRLARLTAKLRSEMEKTWKVYGLNPASFDVLATLRRSGKPDGLSPGELLNLTMVTSGTMTNRIDQLVKADLVERVPNPEDKRGFLIRLTEKGFATIEDAVNDHVETQHRLLKGLSATQRDSLNGLLRTFGETIDTDP; translated from the coding sequence ATGGACCACGTAGATCGCATCATAAATCAATGGAACAAGACCCGCCCGGACCTCGATGTGGGGCCAATGGAAATTTTCGGGCGCCTCGCGCGTCTGACGGCCAAGCTCCGAAGCGAAATGGAAAAGACCTGGAAGGTCTACGGGCTGAACCCTGCCAGTTTTGATGTCCTTGCGACGCTGCGCAGATCCGGAAAGCCCGACGGCTTATCGCCCGGAGAACTGCTTAACCTGACGATGGTGACATCAGGGACAATGACCAACCGAATTGACCAGCTCGTCAAGGCCGACCTGGTGGAGCGGGTGCCAAATCCGGAGGACAAGCGCGGCTTCCTCATTCGCCTGACCGAAAAGGGATTTGCGACGATTGAGGATGCGGTCAACGACCATGTTGAGACGCAGCACCGGCTTTTGAAGGGGCTATCCGCCACACAGCGCGACAGCCTGAATGGATTGCTAAGGACGTTCGGCGAAACGATTGACACAGACCCGTAA
- a CDS encoding CAP domain-containing protein, which yields MTTASTFERQMLDLINQERTSRGLDPVQLELRLNSSAEEHSEWMLQRDVFSHTGVGGSSAGDRMASAGFTFSGNWSWAENIAWQSERGAPGLADDVVDLHNSLMNSPGHRANILNPNMTVVGIGIERGNFNGTDAVMVTQNFARTSAPLQLDTGGTGPTAGADTLTLSAAGTLNGLAGNDVLTGSAGNDALFGDAGFDVLRGGAGNDRLVGGAHADTLYGDGGNDTLNGGNGFDRLFGGAGDDQLIDLSGPGGQFGGAGNDTMRGGDDGTVFFGGPGNDVIIGGGGNDRISGNAGFDRIDGGTGNDLMLGNYNADTFVFADGHGVDRVGDFDALNPFEKLDLSAVNGLSLAGLNLGSATQGAARQVGGDVVIETGGGNSITLDGVNLSDLDSTDFIF from the coding sequence ATGACCACGGCAAGTACATTTGAGCGGCAAATGCTGGACCTTATCAATCAGGAACGCACGTCGCGCGGCCTTGACCCTGTGCAGCTGGAGCTGCGTTTGAACAGTTCCGCCGAGGAACACAGCGAATGGATGCTGCAACGGGATGTGTTCTCGCATACTGGCGTGGGTGGCTCTAGCGCCGGCGACCGGATGGCGAGTGCCGGTTTCACCTTTTCGGGCAATTGGTCATGGGCCGAAAACATCGCGTGGCAGAGCGAACGTGGTGCCCCAGGCCTCGCCGACGATGTGGTCGACCTACATAACAGCCTGATGAACAGCCCAGGTCACCGCGCCAACATCCTCAACCCGAACATGACCGTGGTGGGCATCGGTATTGAACGGGGTAATTTTAACGGGACGGACGCCGTTATGGTGACGCAGAACTTCGCGCGCACCAGCGCGCCGTTGCAGCTGGACACCGGCGGCACCGGACCAACCGCAGGGGCCGATACGTTGACACTGAGCGCTGCGGGCACGTTAAACGGACTGGCCGGAAACGATGTCCTGACGGGGTCGGCCGGAAACGACGCGCTGTTCGGCGACGCGGGCTTTGATGTGTTGCGGGGTGGGGCTGGCAATGACCGGCTTGTTGGCGGCGCGCATGCCGACACCCTTTACGGTGACGGCGGCAACGACACCTTGAATGGCGGCAACGGGTTTGACCGGCTGTTTGGCGGCGCCGGCGATGACCAGCTGATTGACCTGTCGGGCCCGGGCGGTCAGTTCGGCGGCGCTGGCAATGACACGATGCGGGGCGGCGATGATGGCACGGTGTTCTTTGGCGGGCCGGGCAATGACGTCATCATTGGCGGCGGCGGCAATGACCGGATCAGCGGCAATGCCGGCTTTGACCGGATTGACGGCGGCACCGGCAACGACCTGATGTTGGGCAATTATAACGCGGACACGTTTGTCTTTGCCGATGGGCACGGTGTTGACCGGGTGGGCGATTTCGACGCGCTCAACCCGTTTGAAAAGCTTGACCTGTCTGCCGTCAACGGGCTGTCCCTGGCGGGTTTGAACTTGGGGTCGGCGACCCAGGGCGCCGCGAGGCAGGTGGGTGGCGACGTGGTGATCGAAACCGGGGGCGGGAACTCCATCACGCTGGATGGGGTCAACCTCAGCGATCTGGACAGCACGGACTTTATCTTCTGA
- a CDS encoding YcxB family protein, whose product MSAITITYSLSEDAFMRAARALWSYRGIGDRGNWLLAIAAAAVGPVLLLNGFGTGWLFIATAVIFLALTALRNVLWRRAYRKMAKYTAPITATFTADTVETRSAEGHSTLPWTSFGQYAETPVFYFLFMGRRGLSIIPKSAFATDEELEQTRIWMTQLPRKKMRWT is encoded by the coding sequence ATGAGCGCGATCACCATCACCTATTCCCTGTCCGAGGACGCGTTCATGCGCGCCGCCCGCGCGCTTTGGTCGTATCGCGGCATTGGCGACCGGGGAAACTGGCTGCTGGCGATTGCGGCGGCGGCCGTGGGGCCGGTGCTGTTGCTCAACGGGTTCGGAACCGGCTGGCTCTTCATCGCCACCGCGGTGATCTTTCTGGCGCTGACGGCGCTGCGCAACGTGCTTTGGCGGCGGGCCTACCGGAAAATGGCGAAATACACGGCCCCCATCACCGCAACCTTCACCGCAGACACGGTCGAGACCCGCTCCGCCGAGGGGCACAGCACCCTGCCCTGGACCAGCTTCGGCCAATACGCAGAAACCCCAGTCTTCTACTTCCTGTTCATGGGGAGGCGCGGGTTGTCCATCATCCCCAAATCGGCCTTCGCGACGGATGAAGAGCTCGAACAAACCCGCATCTGGATGACCCAGCTCCCCCGCAAGAAAATGCGCTGGACCTGA